In the Leptotrichia sp. oral taxon 847 genome, one interval contains:
- the purD gene encoding phosphoribosylamine--glycine ligase, translated as MKVLIVGAGGREHAIAWKISQNKKVEKIFIAPGNAGVELLEKAENANLSNNIEEYVKFAKNNKIDLTFVGSEELLVAGIVDEFRKNGLKIFGPDKKAAILEGSKAFSKDFMKKYGIKTAVYEIFDDANKAKEFLNNWSDFPVVVKASGLAAGKGVIIAQKHDEAIKAVEDIMVEEKFGSAGNQVVIEEFLDGVEASILSFTDSKVIVPLLSAKDHKKIGENETGLNTGGMGVISPNPYVTEEVFESFKNDIMNPTLKGIQAEGMDFEGVIFFGLMITKKGVYLLEYNMRLGDPETQAVLPLLENDLLELIEYSFDKKLSELKISWKLLYSCCVVGAAKGYPESYKKGDVITGIENASDDELVFIAGAKFEDGKFKTNGGRVLNAVAFGKTLDEARKKAYKLLSKINFPGMYFRKDIGNVK; from the coding sequence ATGAAAGTACTAATTGTGGGAGCAGGTGGAAGAGAACACGCAATTGCTTGGAAAATTTCACAAAATAAAAAAGTTGAAAAAATATTTATTGCACCTGGAAATGCGGGAGTGGAGTTATTAGAAAAAGCTGAAAATGCGAATTTGTCAAACAACATTGAAGAATATGTGAAATTTGCAAAAAATAATAAAATTGATTTGACATTTGTTGGAAGCGAAGAATTATTAGTAGCTGGAATTGTCGATGAATTTAGAAAAAATGGATTAAAAATATTTGGTCCTGATAAAAAAGCAGCAATTCTCGAAGGAAGTAAAGCATTTTCAAAAGATTTTATGAAAAAATATGGAATAAAAACAGCGGTTTATGAAATTTTTGACGACGCCAACAAAGCAAAAGAGTTTTTAAATAATTGGAGTGATTTTCCAGTAGTCGTAAAAGCGAGTGGACTTGCAGCTGGAAAAGGTGTTATCATCGCTCAAAAACACGATGAAGCGATTAAAGCTGTTGAAGATATAATGGTTGAAGAAAAATTTGGAAGTGCAGGAAATCAAGTTGTAATCGAAGAATTTTTGGATGGAGTGGAAGCGTCAATTTTGTCATTTACAGATAGTAAAGTTATCGTGCCACTTTTATCAGCAAAAGACCACAAAAAAATTGGAGAAAATGAAACTGGATTAAATACAGGTGGAATGGGAGTTATAAGTCCAAATCCTTATGTTACAGAGGAAGTTTTTGAAAGTTTTAAAAACGACATTATGAATCCGACTTTAAAAGGTATTCAAGCGGAAGGAATGGACTTTGAAGGAGTAATTTTCTTTGGACTTATGATTACGAAAAAAGGTGTTTATTTGCTGGAATACAATATGAGATTAGGAGATCCTGAAACTCAGGCAGTTTTACCGCTTTTGGAAAACGATTTGTTGGAATTGATAGAATATTCGTTTGACAAAAAATTATCGGAATTAAAAATTTCGTGGAAACTACTTTATTCTTGCTGTGTAGTAGGAGCGGCAAAAGGTTATCCTGAAAGCTATAAAAAAGGCGATGTGATAACTGGAATTGAAAATGCTTCAGATGATGAATTGGTATTTATCGCAGGAGCAAAATTTGAAGACGGGAAATTCAAAACTAATGGTGGAAGAGTCTTAAACGCAGTTGCATTTGGAAAAACATTGGATGAAGCTAGAAAAAAAGCTTATAAATTATTATCAAAAATTAATTTTCCCGGAATGTATTTTAGAAAAGATATTGGAAATGTGAAATAA